The Corynebacterium occultum sequence CATGGTATTCATCAGCCGGCAGATCAGGCTCATCCATCTGCGCCACCAGTTCCGCTGCCCGCTCCAGGGTGGTGGTGCGCCCCGGGGACTCCGGTGCGGTGGCCGCCTCCAGCGCGGACTGGGTCTCCAACAGCAGGCGGGCCTGCACAAGATCCCGGATCGGCAGGGAACGGGTGGCCACATGCATCCGCAGTGCCCAGGCCAGCGCCGCGGAGGGTTCGGATATTACGGTGGCGCCGGCAGTCGGGCCGGATCCGGTGGCGGAGCGGACCAGTCCCATCACATCGAGGATGCGGATCGCCTCCCGCACCGAAGCGCGGGAAATACTGAACTGTTCCGCCAGCACACGTTCACTGGGCAGTTTGTCCCCGATCGAGATCTCCCCGGAGCGCAGTGTGTCCTCGATCCAGTCAAGAACGACGTTATAGGCGCGGGGTGCGGGGGTCATGGCAATCTCCTGGGGGTGGGGGTGGGAGAGCTCAATCTTAGGCACCACCCTCCCCGGGCTGAGCGTCCAGGCCCCACCGCCGGCACCGTGGGTGGGGGACGTCGTCAAGCGGTGTGGGGCGGGGCGGTTCCGGCTCAGGGGGTGGGCAGCATGAAGGCGAGCACATTGGACTGCAGGAACACCAGGCAGCAGAGCACGAACAGCAGGCCCAGGGACCACCACATCACGGCCCGGAAGATGGCGGATTCCTTGCCTTCCATGCCCACGGCGGTGGCGGCGATGGCCAGGGACTGCGGGGAGACCATCTTGCCCACCACACCACCGGAGGTGTTGGCGGCGACCAGGAGATGAGGATCGGCTCCGATCCCCTCAGCTGCGGTCTGCTGCAGGTTGGCGAAGAGGGCATTCGCGGAGGTGTCGGAACCGGTCACCGCGGTGCCCAGCCAGCCGAGCACCGGGGAGAAGAAGGCGAAGATGGCCCCCAGGCCCGCGAACCAGGTGCCGATGGCGATGGTCTGGCCGGAAAAGTTCATCACATAGGCCAGTGCCAGCACCGCGACGATGGTCAGGGCGGCGAAACGCATCCGCCAGAAAGAGCGGCCGATCTCGGCCAGGGCATCACCGATGCCGAGCTTGAATTTACCGTTGTGGTTGAAGAAGGCGTAGATGATCGTGACCAGCAGGCCCGAGATGAGCAGCAGGGTGCCCGGGCTGGAGAGCCACTGGAAGTTATAGACGGTGCTGGTGAGAACTTCACCATCTTCCTTGAACAGGCGGCCGTCCAGGCCGGGCCAGGGGAATTTCAGGTCGGTGGTGGCCAGCGCCGCCGGCACATCCACCCCGAACCGCCACAGCTTGGCGATGGCGAAGACCACCACGACCAGCAGGTAGGGGACCAGGGCCATCCAGATCCGACCGGGGGTCAGGCCCTCAGCGGTGGGGCGGGCAGGGGCTTCGAGGCGCTCCCGAACTCCCTCGGTGTCCTTCGGCTGCCAGAAGCGCATGAGGAGAACCGCGGCACCCAGGCCCACCAGGGCGGCGACGACATCGGTGAGTTCATAGGAGAAGTAGGTGGCTGACCACCACTGGGCGATGGCGAAGGAACCGCCGATGGCCAGGGCTGCCGGCCAGGCCTGCTTCAGACCCTTCCAGCCGTCGATGATCAGCAGGAGGAAGAAGGGAACCATGACCGCGAGGAAAGGGGCCTGGTGGCCGACGACGGCACCGATATGTGCCGGGTCCAGCCCGGTGAGGGTGCCGGCGGTGGTGATGGGGATGGCGATGGCGCCGAAGGCCACCGGGGCGGTGTTGGCGATCAGCACCACCGTCGCGGTCTTCAGGGGTTTCAGGCCGAGAGCCAGGATCATGGTTGCGGTGATCGCCACCGGGGCGCCGAAACCGGCGAGGGCCTCAAGCAGGCCACCGAAACAGAAAGCGATGAGGATGGCCTGGATGCGCAGGTCACCGCCGCCGATCTGGTCGAAGATGGCGCGCATGTCCTCGAATCTTCCGGAGAGCACTGTGACCTGGTAGAACCACAGTGCCATGACCACGATCCAGACGATCGGGAAGAAGCCGAAGACCGCTCCCTGGCTGGCGGAGAGTAGGGCCAGATTCCAGGGCATCCCGAAGGCGAAGATGGCCACGAGCAGGGCCACCGCCAGGGAGGTGAGGCCGGCGACATAGGCCTTGGCCTTCACCAGGAGCAGCATCGCGAAGAAGGTGATCAGGGGGAGGGTGCCGACCAGGGCAGTCAGGGCCAGATTGCCGCCGACTGCATCGGTCAACGCGGTGTATGTGTTCACGCGTATCTCCTGAGAGGAATGGGAAGTGGTGGTTTTCTTCTCCGGGGTGGCGCCTTCGCCAGGCCCGGGCTCCGAGGGCAATCCCGGAGTGGTTGAGATTGACATGCAGCGCACATGGGGGAGGGTTGCGGACTGACCACTGTGGACTGACCACATGAGAATATATGGCGTGGATCACTACCGTCAAGAGTTTCCGCCGGAAAAGAAAAGCTTTGCGTGATCTGCCTCACTGGTTTATTATGGTCAGACCACAGTGGGGCACAGCGGGGCCAGCCCCGCCCCCGAGGTGGCCCCTCACTCCCTCCCATCCCTCCCCGCCTTCTTCCTCTCCCTCATCATCCGGAGGTCACGAATGAGAATCGCACTTTTCAGCACCTGCATCGTGGACGCGATGTACCCCAAGGTCGCGCTCGCCACGGTCCGTGTCCTCGAGCGCCTCGGCCATGAAGTCGTCTTCCCCCCAGGCCAGGGCTGTTGCTCCCAGATGCACGTCAACTCCGGCTACTTCGATGACGCCCTGCCCGTGGTCCGCAACCACGTCAAGGCCTTCAGCGCCGCCTCCTATGATGTGGCGGTGGCACCCTCCGGCTCCTGTGTGGCCTCCCTCGGCCACCAGCAGCCGATGATCGCCCGCGCCGGGGGAGATGAACACCTCGCACAGCAGGCCCAGGACATCGCCGATAACACCTATGAACTGGCACAGCTGCTCACTGATGTCCTCGGCGTCACCGATGCGGCCTCCCAGCTGGGTTCCTGGTTCCCGGAAAAGGTCACCTACCACCCCTCCTGCCATGGCATGCGTCTCCTGCGCCTGGGGGATCGGCAGAAGAACCTGGTCCAATCAGTCGGCGACATCGACTTCGTTGAGCTTCCCGACCCCGAGGAATGCTGCGGTTTCGGCGGCACCTTCTCCTTCAAGAACCCCGATGTCTCCGCCGCGATGGCCGATGAGAAGATCGGCAACATCGAAAAGACCGGAGCTGATCTGTGCACCGGTGGGGACTCCTCCTGCCTGATGCACCTCGGGGGCGCCCTGGCCCGCCGAAAATCCCCGATCCGCACCGTTCACCTGGCGGAAATCCTCGCCTCAACGAAGGAGAACCCCCTGCTGGTTGATGGTCCGGTGGAGCTGTCCATCACCGAGAACGACCTCGCCAAGACCAGCCCCTCCACCGCCAGCCCCTCCACCATCGAAGGAGCGAACCGATGAGCCCGATCTCCCTGGGCATGCCCGGCGTGCTGAGCCATGCCTCCGAATCATCCAACCTGCACGCCGATGAGTCTTTCCCTGCTGCGGCGCAGAAAGAAATGGGAAATACCCAGATGCGGGCGAATATCCGCCACGCCACCCACACCATTCGGGGCAAGCGTGCCCGGGTGGTTGATGAACTCCCGGACTGGGAGGATCTGCGTGATGCCGGTTCCGCCCTGAAACAGCAGGTCATGGCGAACCTGCCGGAACTGCTGGAGAAGTTCGAACGCAACTTCACCGCCCGCGGAGGCCACATCCACTGGGCCCGTGACGGGGAGGAGGCCAACCGGATCATCACGGAGCTGGTGCAGCAGACCGGGTCGAAGGAGGTCATCAAGATCAAGTCGATGGCCACCCAGGAGATCAACCTGGAGGAGCACCTCAATGCCCACGGCATCACCGCCACCGAAACCGACCTGGCGGAACTGATCGTCCAGCTCGGCCATGACAAGCCCTCCCACATCCTGGTCCCGGCCATCCACCGCAACCGCGATGAGATCCGCGATATCTTCCTCCGGGAAATGCCCGAGGTCCCGGCGGATCTGACAAATGACCCCAAGGTCCTGGCGGAGGCGGCCCGGGTCCACCTGCGGGAGAAATTCCTCAGCACCTCGGTGGCCATCTCCGGCGCCAACTTCGGGGTGGCTGATTCCGGCACCCTGACCATCGTCGAATCAGAGGGCAACGGCCGGATGTGTCTGACCCTGCCGGACACGTTGATCTCGGTGATGGGCATTGAGAAGCTGATCCCCACCTTCGCCGACCTGGAGGTCTTCCTCCAGCTGCTGCCCCGTTCCTCCACCGGGGAGCGGATGAACCCCTATACCTCCATGTGGACCGGAGTGACCCCGGGGGATGGCCCCCAGAACATGCACCTGGTGCTGCTGGACAACGGCCGCTCCGCGGTTCTCGACGACCCCGAGGGCCGTTCCGCGTTGCACTGCATCCGCTGCTCCGCCTGCCTGAATGTCTGCCCCGTCTATGAACAGGCCGGTGGGCATGCCTACGGCTCCACCTACCCGGGGCCGATCGGCGCGATCCTTTCACCCCAGCTCACGGGCATCACCTCCGCGGAAAACGCCTCGCTGCCCTATGCCTCCTCGCTCTGTGGCGCCTGCTTCGACGCCTGCCCGGTCAAGATCAACATCCCGGAGATCCTGGTTCACCTGCGGGATGAGGATGTGCGCACCCAGCACGGGGAGCGCGGGCCTTCAGCTGACTCCGCTGCGGCCAAGAGCCGCCTGGCCAAACTCAGGGCGAAGCTGCCACGGGTGCCCTCTGAAATGGACGTCATGATGAAGGGCGCCTCGGTGATGATGTCCTCCGGCAAGATGATGTCCCTGGCTGAACGTGCCCTGCCCTTGGGCCGCATCCTCGCCGGCAGGGACCAGGCGATCACCTGGCTGCCGGGTGTCGCCGGGGGGTGGACCGATGAACGCGATATCCCCGCCCCACCGAAGCAGTCCTTCCGTAACTGGTGGGCGGAACACGAGAATGAGACCGCAGCGCGCGTCGCCCGCGATGGCGGCCCCCGCAATCTTGGAAAGGACGAGCAATGAGCAACGCCAAGCAGGAGATCCTTGCCCGACTGCGTTCGTCGCTTGACGACGCCCCCGCAGTGTCGGAGGTACCGCGGGAATACCGTCAGACCTCGGAAAAGCCGGCCGAGCAGGTACTCGAGATGATGGAGGACCGACTGGTCGACTACAAGGCCAATGTCTTCCATGAAACATCCCTGAGCATCGCGGGAAGGATCGATGCGCTGCTCGGCAAAGACGCCACCTTCGTGATCCCCGAGGGCCTCGAACCTTCCTGGCTGCCGGAAAGCGATCACCGCACCATCATCGTGGAGTCCCGGGATGAGCGCGTCGGCATGACCTTGAGTGTGCGGGAACTCAATGATGTCGCCGCCGTCATCACCTCCTCCACGGTCTCCTGCGCCGAGACCGGCACCATCTTTCTCTCCGGGAAGACGGACGAGGGCCGTCGTGCCATCAGCCTGGTACCTGATCACCACATCTGCGTGGTGGCGGTGGACTCGGTGGTGGAACTGATCCCCGAGGCCCTGGCCAGGGTGGAGCCCACCGCCCCGATCACCATGATCTCCGGGCCCTCGGCGACCTCCGACATCGAATTGGAGAGAGTGGAGGGGGTCCATGGGCCGCGCACCCTGGACGTGATTTTACTGAGTTAGTCCGGTGGGAGAGGCTGATCTCTCCCGGGTTTCAGGCAAAATGGGTCGATCTATCCCACTGCAAACGATTGCAAATCTCGAGAGGAGGCATAGATCGACCGATTTTGCCTGTCACGGACTGTCAGGGTCAGTCGTGGCCTGGCAGAGTGGGGGTTCACGGCACCGGAACACCCTGAGGAGACCCCCTGATGAGCACCGAAACCTTCCTAACCCCGGCCGAGTTGGACATCCTCCGGGGTCTGCTCGGCCAGGAACTCAGCTCCTATGGCACTGACCTGGAGATCGATGAAGGCCTGGCAGCCTTCGATGTGTGGCTGGAGTGTGAGCAGGGTTGGGTGCACCTGGCCTATGAGGAAACCGTCGTGGATTTCGATGCCGGTTTCGAGAATGTGGAGTCCCTGCTCCGCATCCACCCCCAGGGCGGGGAGTTCCCCGGCTGGGAATCCCACGACCTGAAGGGGCGAATCACAAAAATCACCAGGATCCAGGACAAGATCACGGCCGTCGACAAGCTCGAGGAGGCCGTGGCCTGGGAATGGTGGCGGGAATCGGGCCTGCGCTTCACCCTGGACTCCGGTCAGGAGCTGATCATCCACCGTGCCGCCACCGTCAACGGTGAGGTGCGGATGCGGGCCGGGGACGCCGGCGGGGTGGAGCCGGACCCGATCCCCAAGCGGCCCTTCCAGGAGGGGCAGAAGCGGCGCTATGAATTTGAGCGCCGCGAGGTGGAACTCTAGTCGGACCTGCTCCGGTCCAGTTCCTCCTCAATGCTGGGCCACAACTGGCGCAGCATATAGTCCCAGGTGATCACACCCCGGACACTGTGGCCGTTATTCACCGAGATGACCACACCCAGCTGTTCATTCCGGGTGCGCATCTGCTCCAGCGCCTCCCGCAGGGTGGCATCCTCCGGCAGGGTCAGAGTGGGGCGGGACCACTCCAGCACGGATACCGATTTCTCGGCGCCCAGGGTGTCGCGCACATGGACCATGCGGGGAACGTCCCAGGAGGGGTCGTCGAGAAGCACCCGCAGGTGCCCGGAACGCTGCGCGGCGGCATGCACCTCCGCCACCGTCGCAGCTGCGGACAAGGTGGTGGGATCATTGTCGGGGTGGTCGATGACCTCCGCGAGGGTGGTCTTCTCCAACTCGATGACACCGGTGATCTGGGTGGCCGCAGCCTCATCCAGGGTGCCGGTGGACTGGGAATGCTTGACCAGCAGACGCAGCGTCTCGGCATCATAACCACGCGCAGCGGCACGCTCCACCGGCTCCTCCCCAGCCTTCCGGACCAGGGCGTTGGCCATCTGGTTGATCCACTTCAGCAGGGGACGGAAGATATTGATGAAACCCCGCGCCGGGAGTGCGATGGCGCGGAGCGCGGACTCCGGGTGGGCGATGGCCCAGGATTTCGGCGCCATCTCACCGACCACCAGGTGCAGGAAGGTGACCACGAAGAGCGCCAGGATGAAGGCGATGACATCAGCCACCCCCAGCGGGATTCCCAACAGCTCGAAGAGCGGCATCAGCGCATCATGCACCCAGGGTTTGGTGATCGCACCGAGTGCGAAAGTACAGACGGTGATGCCCAGCTGGGCGCCGGCGAGCATCATGGTCAGCTCATTGAGGCTGCGCAGCGCAGCACGTGAGGAGCGGGAGGTTTCCGCGGTTTCCTCCAGCCGGTTGCGTCTCGCCGCCAGCAGAGCGAACTCGATGATGACGAAGAAGGCGGAGAGGACGATCAGCAGGATCGTCGCGGGTAGTGCGACATACCATTCAGTCATGGTTTAGCGTTCCTCCTCGGTCGGCTCTTCCGATTCCTCGGAAGGAAGGATCTCAATGAGCTGGATCCGGACGCTGGTGGGCACATTGCGTTCGATCTCCTCGATGCGGATGCGCAGGATCCGCCGTGGGGACTCACCGGCCTCGATGAAGTCCTCCGGCTCCGCGGCGAGCTCGATCTCATGGATCTCACCGGCCTCGACCAATCCACCGGAGTGGGAGAAGAGCAGACCTGAGATGGTCTCGAAGTCCCCTTCGGGCAGGTCATGGCCCACCGCGCGGGCCACCTCATCAAGGGGGGTGTCACCATCGACCAGCCACTCATCCTCCCGGGTGAGGGTGATCTCCTCGGTCTGGGAGAGATCGTGCTCATCGGAGACATCCCCGAGGATCTCCTCGGCCAGGTCCTCCAGGGTGATGATGCCGATGAACCCGCCATACTCATCAATGACACAGCCCAGCTTCTCATTGCGTTCCCGCAGCTCATCAACCACATCGGGGAGTCCCATGAACTCCGAGACCACCACGGCCTCACGCATCAGCTCCGTCACCGAGGCATCCTCGGGGACCTCGGTGTCGAGCAGGTCAATGAGGTGGATGACACCGATGGGTTCATGTTCCTCATCAATGACCGGGTAGCGGGTGTGGGCGTTGGCCATCAGGTCCCGGGCCTCGGCGATGGTGGTCTCCGGGCTCACGGCATCCGCCCGGGAACGGGGGATCATCGCATGACCGACGTCATGCCCGGGGAAGTCCAGCAGCCGGTCCAGCACCAGATAGGTGTGGGCGCTGAGCTCACCGCTTTCCCGTGAGGTGGTGACGATATGCCCCAGGTCCTCGGTGGTGGCGGAGGAATCGATGTCCTCCACCGGCTCAATGCGCAGCAACCGCAGCAGGGCATTGGAGGAGAGGTCGAAGAAGCGGATCATCCAGCCGGTCAACTTCAGGTAGACCGAGGTGGAGGGGGCCAGCGCCAACGCGGACTTCAAGGGGGCCGCGATGGTGTAATTCTTCGGGAAGAGCTCACCGAAGATCATCTGCACGATCGTGGACAACCCCAGAGCCAGGATGGTTCCCACACCCACGGCCACCGCGGTGGACACACCCACCCCGCCCAGCAGCACACCCAGAGATTCACCGACCAGGGGTTCCGCGATGAAACCGACCAGCAGGCCGGTGACGGTGATGCCCAACTGGGCGCCGGAGAGCATGAAAGAGGTTTTCTCGGTGATGGCCAGGGCACGTACCGCTTTGGGGTCCCCAGTGTCTGCCCGGGCGCGGAGCTGGGTGCGGTCCACCGACATATAGGCGAATTCCTGCGCCACGAAGAAGCCGTTGAGAACGATGATCAATCCGATCACCAACAAACCCAGGAGCAGGG is a genomic window containing:
- a CDS encoding hemolysin family protein, with the translated sequence MTEWYVALPATILLIVLSAFFVIIEFALLAARRNRLEETAETSRSSRAALRSLNELTMMLAGAQLGITVCTFALGAITKPWVHDALMPLFELLGIPLGVADVIAFILALFVVTFLHLVVGEMAPKSWAIAHPESALRAIALPARGFINIFRPLLKWINQMANALVRKAGEEPVERAAARGYDAETLRLLVKHSQSTGTLDEAAATQITGVIELEKTTLAEVIDHPDNDPTTLSAAATVAEVHAAAQRSGHLRVLLDDPSWDVPRMVHVRDTLGAEKSVSVLEWSRPTLTLPEDATLREALEQMRTRNEQLGVVISVNNGHSVRGVITWDYMLRQLWPSIEEELDRSRSD
- a CDS encoding LutB/LldF family L-lactate oxidation iron-sulfur protein, coding for MSPISLGMPGVLSHASESSNLHADESFPAAAQKEMGNTQMRANIRHATHTIRGKRARVVDELPDWEDLRDAGSALKQQVMANLPELLEKFERNFTARGGHIHWARDGEEANRIITELVQQTGSKEVIKIKSMATQEINLEEHLNAHGITATETDLAELIVQLGHDKPSHILVPAIHRNRDEIRDIFLREMPEVPADLTNDPKVLAEAARVHLREKFLSTSVAISGANFGVADSGTLTIVESEGNGRMCLTLPDTLISVMGIEKLIPTFADLEVFLQLLPRSSTGERMNPYTSMWTGVTPGDGPQNMHLVLLDNGRSAVLDDPEGRSALHCIRCSACLNVCPVYEQAGGHAYGSTYPGPIGAILSPQLTGITSAENASLPYASSLCGACFDACPVKINIPEILVHLRDEDVRTQHGERGPSADSAAAKSRLAKLRAKLPRVPSEMDVMMKGASVMMSSGKMMSLAERALPLGRILAGRDQAITWLPGVAGGWTDERDIPAPPKQSFRNWWAEHENETAARVARDGGPRNLGKDEQ
- a CDS encoding FadR/GntR family transcriptional regulator, encoding MTPAPRAYNVVLDWIEDTLRSGEISIGDKLPSERVLAEQFSISRASVREAIRILDVMGLVRSATGSGPTAGATVISEPSAALAWALRMHVATRSLPIRDLVQARLLLETQSALEAATAPESPGRTTTLERAAELVAQMDEPDLPADEYHVLDAEFHVKLSSLAGNVVVETIMDSLRQATISYVQETVAQLPDWAEVRDELQAQHRVILAAFRERRGGDAAKALRHHITWFFALSPES
- a CDS encoding LutC/YkgG family protein — protein: MSNAKQEILARLRSSLDDAPAVSEVPREYRQTSEKPAEQVLEMMEDRLVDYKANVFHETSLSIAGRIDALLGKDATFVIPEGLEPSWLPESDHRTIIVESRDERVGMTLSVRELNDVAAVITSSTVSCAETGTIFLSGKTDEGRRAISLVPDHHICVVAVDSVVELIPEALARVEPTAPITMISGPSATSDIELERVEGVHGPRTLDVILLS
- a CDS encoding hemolysin family protein gives rise to the protein MMTAVITLLLGLLVIGLIIVLNGFFVAQEFAYMSVDRTQLRARADTGDPKAVRALAITEKTSFMLSGAQLGITVTGLLVGFIAEPLVGESLGVLLGGVGVSTAVAVGVGTILALGLSTIVQMIFGELFPKNYTIAAPLKSALALAPSTSVYLKLTGWMIRFFDLSSNALLRLLRIEPVEDIDSSATTEDLGHIVTTSRESGELSAHTYLVLDRLLDFPGHDVGHAMIPRSRADAVSPETTIAEARDLMANAHTRYPVIDEEHEPIGVIHLIDLLDTEVPEDASVTELMREAVVVSEFMGLPDVVDELRERNEKLGCVIDEYGGFIGIITLEDLAEEILGDVSDEHDLSQTEEITLTREDEWLVDGDTPLDEVARAVGHDLPEGDFETISGLLFSHSGGLVEAGEIHEIELAAEPEDFIEAGESPRRILRIRIEEIERNVPTSVRIQLIEILPSEESEEPTEEER
- a CDS encoding (Fe-S)-binding protein produces the protein MRIALFSTCIVDAMYPKVALATVRVLERLGHEVVFPPGQGCCSQMHVNSGYFDDALPVVRNHVKAFSAASYDVAVAPSGSCVASLGHQQPMIARAGGDEHLAQQAQDIADNTYELAQLLTDVLGVTDAASQLGSWFPEKVTYHPSCHGMRLLRLGDRQKNLVQSVGDIDFVELPDPEECCGFGGTFSFKNPDVSAAMADEKIGNIEKTGADLCTGGDSSCLMHLGGALARRKSPIRTVHLAEILASTKENPLLVDGPVELSITENDLAKTSPSTASPSTIEGANR
- a CDS encoding L-lactate permease; the protein is MNTYTALTDAVGGNLALTALVGTLPLITFFAMLLLVKAKAYVAGLTSLAVALLVAIFAFGMPWNLALLSASQGAVFGFFPIVWIVVMALWFYQVTVLSGRFEDMRAIFDQIGGGDLRIQAILIAFCFGGLLEALAGFGAPVAITATMILALGLKPLKTATVVLIANTAPVAFGAIAIPITTAGTLTGLDPAHIGAVVGHQAPFLAVMVPFFLLLIIDGWKGLKQAWPAALAIGGSFAIAQWWSATYFSYELTDVVAALVGLGAAVLLMRFWQPKDTEGVRERLEAPARPTAEGLTPGRIWMALVPYLLVVVVFAIAKLWRFGVDVPAALATTDLKFPWPGLDGRLFKEDGEVLTSTVYNFQWLSSPGTLLLISGLLVTIIYAFFNHNGKFKLGIGDALAEIGRSFWRMRFAALTIVAVLALAYVMNFSGQTIAIGTWFAGLGAIFAFFSPVLGWLGTAVTGSDTSANALFANLQQTAAEGIGADPHLLVAANTSGGVVGKMVSPQSLAIAATAVGMEGKESAIFRAVMWWSLGLLFVLCCLVFLQSNVLAFMLPTP